From a single Brassica napus cultivar Da-Ae chromosome C9, Da-Ae, whole genome shotgun sequence genomic region:
- the LOC106369020 gene encoding uncharacterized protein LOC106369020: protein MIRITRPKPIIESLTYNLIQRCSAGGTPKGKAKLKTGQPLKRNKLSTKKGGGGKSPAASGEGEEAVKGKGRISDEKQKLYEQCLNAPCPVRSLTPKEAEREAQREKLGLISKDKQRDMEIQKKGGAAAMGINTDEPMRIGTAGLDYVSLGIFSADELVKYKVTAEDGERLAKENSKVLMREHRERRAAETVLLNMKNAAVEALPEKLKMAALEPDLTPFPANRGMATLTPPIEGYLEKVMDAAKKSSSKEKLR from the coding sequence ATGATCCGAATCACAAGACCAAAACCGATCATCGAATCACTGACCTACAACCTCATCCAGAGATGCTCCGCCGGGGGAACCCCCAAAGGAAAAGCCAAGCTGAAAACAGGCCAGCCACTGAAGCGTAACAAGCTCTCCACCAAGAAAGGCGGCGGCGGCAAAAGCCCCGCCGCATCCGGAGAGGGAGAGGAAGCCGTCAAAGGCAAAGGACGAATCTCCGACGAAAAGCAAAAGCTCTACGAGCAATGCCTAAACGCTCCCTGTCCCGTTCGCTCCCTAACCCCCAAAGAGGCCGAGCGCGAGGCCCAGCGCGAGAAGCTAGGCCTGATCAGCAAGGACAAGCAGCGCGACATGGAGATTCAGAAGAAAGGAGGAGCCGCCGCGATGGGGATCAACACCGACGAGCCGATGCGCATCGGGACCGCGGGATTGGATTACGTCTCGCTGGGGATCTTTAGCGCCGACGAGCTGGTGAAGTACAAGGTGACGGCGGAGGACGGGGAGAGGCTCGCGAAGGAGAACAGTAAGGTGCTGATGAGGGAGCACAGAGAGAGGAGGGCGGCGGAGACTGTGCTGCTGAATATGAAGAATGCGGCGGTCGAGGCGTTGCCGGAGAAGCTGAAGATGGCGGCGTTGGAGCCTGATTTGACGCCGTTTCCGGCGAATCGAGGTATGGCTACGCTAACGCCGCCGATTGAAGGGTATCTTGAGAAGGTTATGGACGCGGCGAAGAAGAGCTCGAGTAAAGAGAAGTTGAGATGA
- the LOC106406499 gene encoding ferredoxin--NADP reductase, root isozyme 1, chloroplastic, translating to MALSTPLSQMSVALPIGIDGSSRSMIKVQSVSFTEKSCGPLLRLDTVSRKLSLKKRSTVCMSLQQQASRSKVSVTPLELEDPKETPINLYRPKEPYTAKIVSVERIVGSQAPGETCHIVIDHDGKVPYWEGQSYGVIPPGENPKKPGAPHNVRLYSIASTRYGDSFDGKTASLCVRRAQYYDPETGKEDPSKAGVCSNFLCNAKPGDKVQITGPSGKVMLLPEEDPKATHIMIATGTGVAPFRGYLRRMFMEDVPTFKFDGLAWLFLGVANSDSLLYDEEFSSYLKDYPENFRYDKALSREEKNKKGGKMYVQDKIEEYSDEIFKLLDDGAHIYFCGLKGMMPGIQDTLKRVAEERGESWEQKLSQLRKNKQWHVEVY from the exons ATGGCTCTCTCAACTCCTCTTTCTCAG ATGTCTGTTGCACTTCCTATTGGAATTGATGGGTCGAGCCGATCTATGATTAAG GTGCAAAGTGTGAGCTTCACTGAGAAGTCATGTGGTCCTCTTCTGAGATTAGATACGGTATCTAGGAAACTGAGTTTGAAGAAACGGTCAACAGTATGTATGTCACTTCAGCAGCAAGCAAGCAGATCCAAAGTCTCGGTTACTCCTCTAGAGCTTGAAGATCCCAAGGAGACTCCTATAAACTTGTACAGGCCCAAGGAGCCTTACACGGCAAAGATAGTTTCGGTTGAGAGAATCGTTGGTTCACAAGCACCTGGAGAGACTTGCCACATTGTGATTGATCATGATGGGAAGGTTCCTTATTGGGAAGGGCAGAGCTATGGAGTGATCCCTCCT GGTGAGAATCCTAAGAAACCAGGTGCTCCTCACAATGTTCGCCTTTATTCTATTGCATCAACGAGATATGGTGATTCTTTTGATGGCAAGACGGCTAGCTTATGCGTTCGCCGAGCTCAGTACTATGATCCAGAGACTGgaaaagaagatccttccaaagCTGGTGTCTGTAGTAACTTCTTGTGCAATGCTAAACCTGGAGATAAGGTCCAAATCACAGGTCCATCTGGAAAGGTAATGCTTTTGCCTGAAGAAGATCCAAAAGCTACTCACATAATGATTGCTACCGGAACCGGAGTAGCTCCATTCAGAGGGTACTTGCGTCGTATGTTCATGGAGGACGTTCCTACATTCAAGTTTGATGGACTCGCGTGGCTCTTCCTCGGTGTGGCTAACTCGGACAGTCTTCTCTACGATGAAGAGTTCTCAAGCTACCTCAAGGACTACCCTGAGAATTTCAGGTATGATAAGGCGCTGagcagagaagagaagaacaagaaagGAGGGAAGATGTATGTGCAGGACAAGATTGAGGAGTATAGTGATGAGATCTTCAAGCTTTTGGATGATGGAGCTCATATTTACTTTTGTGGGCTTAAAGGAATGATGCCTGGGATTCAAGATACGCTTAAGCGAGTTGCGGAGGAGAGAGGTGAGAGCTGGGAGCAGAAGCTTTCTCAGCTTAGGAAGAACAAGCAATGGCATGTTGAGGTGTATTGA
- the LOC125592820 gene encoding DNA damage-binding protein 1a-like, with amino-acid sequence MSSWNYVVTAHKPTSVTHSCVGNFTSPQELNLIVAKCTRIEIHLLTPQGLQPMLDVPIYGRIATLELFRPHGETQDFLFIVTERHKFCVLQWDAESSELVTRAMGDVSDRIGRPTDNGQIGIIDPDCRLIGLHLYDGLFKVIPFDNKGQLKEAFNIRLEELQVLDIKFLFGCAKPTIAVLYQDNKDARHVKTYEVSLKDKDFVEGPWSQNNLDNGADLLIPVPPPLCGVLIIGEETIVYCSANAFKAIPIRPSITKAYGRVDVDGSRYLLGDHAGLVHLLVITHEKEKVTGLKIELLGETSIASTISYLDNAVVFVGSSYGDSQLVKLNLHPDAKGSYVEVLERYTNLGPIVDFCVVDLERQGQGQVVTCSGAFKDGSLRIVRNGIGINEQASVELEGIKGMWSLKSSVDEAFDTFLVVSFISETRILAMNLEDELEETEIEGFMSQVQTLFCHDAVYNQLVQVTSNSVRLVSSTTRELRNEWHAPAGFTVNVATANASQVLLATGGGHLVYLEIGDGKLTEVQHTVLEYEVSCLDINPIGDNPNYSQLASVGMWTDISVRIFSLPELTLITKEQLGGEIIPRSVLLCSFEGISYLLCALGDGHLLNFQLDTTTGQLKDRKKVSLGTQPITLRTFSSKSATHVFAASDRPTVIYSSNKKLLYSNVNLKEVSYMCPFNSAAFPDSLAIAREGELTIGTIDDIQKLHIRTIPLGEHARRICHQEQTRTFGICSLGNQTNAEESEMHFVRLLDDQSFEFMSTYPLDAFEYACSILSCSFTDDKNVYYCVGTAYVLPEENEPTKGRILVFIVEDAKLQLIAEKETKGAVYSLNAFNGKLLAAINQKIQLYKWMLRDDGTRELQSECGHHGHILALYVQTRGDFIVVGDLMKSISLLIYKHEEGAIEERARDYNANWMSAVEILDDDTYLGAENNFNLLTVKKNSEGATDEERGRLEVVGEYHLGEFVNRFCHGSLVMRLPDSEIGQIPTVIFGTVNGMIGVIASLPQEQYVFLEKLQSSLRKVIKGVGGLSHEQWRSFNNEKRTVEARNFLDGDLIESFLDLSRNKMEEISKSMNVQVEELCKKVEELTRLH; translated from the exons atgagctcATGGAACTACGTCGTCACGGCTCACAAGCCCACCAGTGTCACTCACTCGTGCGTCGGAAACTTCACCAGTCCCCAAGAGCTCAACCTCATCGTCGC GAAATGTACTCGAATTGAGATCCATTTGCTTACCCCACAAGGCCTTCAG CCTATGCTGGATGTTCCTATATATGGAAGGATTGCTACTTTGGAGTTGTTCAGGCCCCat GGCGAAACACAAGACTTTTTGTTCATCGTAACTGAGAGACACAAATTCTGTGTTCTTCAATGGGATGCTGAGTCCTCCGAGCTTGTCACAAG AGCAATGGGGGATGTTTCTGATCGTATAGGCCGACCAACAGACAATGGTCAG ATTGGCATAATAGATCCAGATTGTAGATTAATTGGACTCCACCTGTATGACGGCTTGTTCAAG GTTATACCATTTGACAATAAGGGACAGCTCAAGGAAGCTTTTAATATCAG GCTGGAGGAGTTGCAGGTTCTGGATATCAAGTTCCTGTTTGGATGTGCGAAACCCACAATTGCAGTACTTTATCAG GACAACAAAGATGCTCGTCATGTTAAAACATATGAAGTCTCTCTAAAAGATAAGGATTTTGTCGAGGGTCCATGGTCACAGAACAATCTCGACAATGGTGCTGACTTACTGATTCCCGTACCACCACCTCTCTGTGGCGTCCTTATCATTGGTGAAGAAACAATTGTCTATTGCAGTGCTAATGCATTCAAAGCAATACCAATACGACCT TCCATCACTAAAGCATATGGAAGAGTTGATGTCGATGGCTCTAGGTATCTTCTTGGTGACCATGCTGGACTGGTTCACCTGCTTGTTATAACACACGAGAAAGAAAA GGTCACTGGCCTAAAAATTGAGCTCCTGGGTGAAACGTCTATTGCATCCACTATATCATACCTTGACAATGCCGTTGTCTTTGTCGGCTCAAGCTATGGCGATTCTCAG CTAGTAAAGCTAAATCTACATCCTGATGCGAAAGGCTCATATGTAGAAGTCTTGGAGAGGTATACCAACCTGGGGCCTATTGTCGACTTCTGTGTAGTCGACCTCGAGAGACAAGGGCAAGGTCAGGTTGTAACTTGTTCTGGGGCATTTAAGGATGGTTCCCTCCGCATAGTTCGCAATGGCATAGGAATCAATGAACAG GCGTCTGTGGAACTTGAAGGCATCAAGGGAATGTGGTCGTTGAAATCTTCAGTTGATGAAGCCTTCGACACATTCCTCGTGGTTAGCTTTATCAGTGAAACTCGCATATTAGCCATGAACCTTGAGGATGAACTGGAAGAAACTGAGATTGAGGGCTTCATGTCTCAAGTCCAGACTTTATTTTGCCATGATGCTGTGTACAATCAGCTTGTACAG GTTACCTCAAATTCTGTTAGACTAGTCAGCTCTACAACTAGAGAATTGCGGAATGAGTGGCATGCCCCAGCTGGATTCACTGTTAATGTTGCAACCGCAAATGCCAGCCAG GTTCTTCTGGCGACTGGAGGTGGGCATTTGGTTTATCTAGAAATTGGAGATGGGAAATTGACAGAAGTGCAACATACTGTTCTTGAGTACGAGGTTTCTTGCCTTGACATCAACCCCATCGGCGACAATCCTAACTACAGTCAGCTAGCTTCGGTTGGGATGTGGACAGATATAAGCGTCAGGATTTTTTCCCTGCCAGAACTGACTCTTATTACAAAAGAGCAACTAGGAGGAGAGATCATTCCCCGTTCTGTTCTTCTCTGTTCATTCGAAGGG ATATCTTACTTGCTCTGTGCTCTCGGAGATGGTCATCTTTTGAACTTCCAGTTGGACACAACTACTGGTCAATTGAAAGACAGAAAGAAAGTATCACTTGGGACTCAGCCGATAACTTTGCGTACGTTTTCATCTAAAAGCGCCACACATGTCTTCGCTGCATCAGATAGACCAACTGTAATCTATAGCAGCAACAAGAAGCTGTTATACAGCAATGTCAATCTTAAAGAAGTTAGTTATATGTGTCCTTTCAACTCTGCTGCTTTTCCCGACAG TTTGGCGATTGCCAGGGAAGGTGAACTCACGATTGGAACCATTGATGATATTCAGAAGCTTCACATACGCACTATTCCTCTGGGAGAGCATGCTCGTCGAATCTGCCATCAGGAACAGACACGTACATTTGGTATCTGCAGTTTGGGAAACCAGACGAATGCTGAAGAATCTGAAATGCATTTTGTTCGTCTGTTGGACGACCAATCTTTCGAGTTTATGTCAACTTATCCCTTGGATGCGTTTGAATACGCTTGCTCCATACTAAGCTGCTCCTTCACCGACGACAAGAATGTCTATTACTGTGTTGGAACCGCATATGTTTTACCGGAAGAAAACGAGCCAACCAAG GGAAGGATATTGGTATTTATAGTAGAGGATGCGAAACTGCAACTTATCGCTGAGAAAGAAACCAAAGGAGCTGTGTACTCTCTCAATGCCTTTAATGGAAAGCTTCTTGCTGCTATCAATCAGAAGATTCAGTTATACAAGTGGATGCTGCGTGATGATGGCACTCGTGAATTGCAGTCTGAATGTGGACATCACGGACACATTCTAGCTCTCTATGTACAGACCCGTGGAGACTTTATCGTTGTTGGTGATCTCATGAAATCGATCTCCTTGCTGATCTATAAG CACGAGGAAGGTGCAATTGAGGAACGAGCTCGGGACTACAATGCTAACTGGATGTCTGCTGTTGAGATACTCGATGATGATACCTACCTTGGCGCTGAGAACAATTTCAATCTGTTAACGGTGAAGAAGAACAGTGAAGGTGCTACTGATGAAGAACGAGGGAGGTTAGAAGTAGTTGGGGAGTATCACCTCGGGGAATTCGTTAACAGATTCTGCCATGGATCGCTAGTGATGAGGCTGCCTGATTCAGAGATCGGTCAGATCCCAACTGTTATTTTCGGTACAGTCAATGGAATGATTGGAGTGATTGCTTCACTGCCTCAAGAACAGTATGTTTTCTTGGAGAAGTTGCAGTCTAGTTTGAGGAAAGTGATCAAAGGAGTAGGGGGACTGAGCCACGAGCAGTGGAGATCGTTTAATAACGAGAAGAGAACCGTGGAGGCGAGGAACTTCTTGGATGGGGACTTGATCGAATCGTTTCTGGATCTGAGTAGGAACAAGATGGAGGAGATATCTAAATCCATGAATGTTCAGGTGGAAGAGTTGTGTAAGAAAGTTGAAGAGCTGACTAGGCTTCACTAA
- the LOC125592821 gene encoding eukaryotic translation initiation factor 2 subunit beta-like, translating to MFMFMYMACFLFRMHRQPDHVMAFLLSELGTSGSLDGQQRLVVKGRFAPKSFEANLRKYVNNYVICHGCKSPDTNLTKENRLFFMRCEQCGSERSVEQIKAGYVALVGKRKT from the exons ATGTTTATGTTTATGTATATGGCATGTTTTTTGTTCAGGATGCATCGACAACCAGATCATGTTATGGCGTTCTTGCTTTCTGAGTTGGGTACTAGTGGCTCACTTGATGGCCAGCAAAGGTTGGTTGTTAAAGGGAGGTTTGCACCCAAGAGCTTTGAAGCGAATCTGCGAAAATATGTCA ATAACTATGTCATTTGCCATGGTTGCAAGAGCCCAGACACAAATCTTACAAAGGAGAATCGTCTCTTCTTTATGAGATGTGAACAG TGTGGATCAGAACGATCTGTGGAACAGATCAAAGCTGGTTATGTTGCACTCGTTGGTAAAAGGAAGACTTGA
- the LOC106406624 gene encoding U3 snoRNP-associated protein-like YAO, which yields MKYTKGGSIKRGGKKGSNDRDPFFEQETKKRRKVGYDDEDIESIESDAEENGFAEDKREANEPEDEDEFADETAGEKRKRLAEALLKRTREARQREREERDDDEDDDEEDDDIVKTLMKKQQEDSGRVRRAIASRVQEPLSSDGFSVIVKHRHSVVSVALSDDDARGFSASKDGTILHWDVSSGEKEIYKWPSDETLKSHGMKVREPRNKKHSRATLALAVSSDGRYLATGGVDRHIHIWDVRTREHVQAFPGHRNTVSCLCFRNGSTELYSGSFDRSVKAWNVEDKAFVQDSFGHQDDVLAIDALRKERAISVGRDRTMQLHKMPEQARMMYRAPASSLESCCFISDTEYLSGSDNGTVALWGMLKKKPIFLLKNEHSLVADGITTNENGDHNNVEYNNSCTASSWVSSVAVCRGSDLAASGAGNGFVHLMAVEATALRPLFKLSLSGYVNSMAFAKSGKFLIAGVGQETRFGRWGCIKSAQNGVAIHPLRLS from the exons ATGAAGTACACGAAAGGTGGAAGCATCAAGAGAGGCGGTAAAAAGGGTTCGAATGACAGGGATCCATTCTTCGAGCAAGAGACGAAGAAACGCAGGAAAGTCGGTTACGATGACGAAGACATCGAGTCTATTGAATCCGACGCCGAAGAGAACGGCTTTGCGGAAGATAAGAGAGAAGCTAATGAACCTGAGGATGAAGATGAGTTTGCCGATGAGACGGCGGGAGAAAAACGGAAGAGACTAGCGGAAGCGTTGCTGAAACGAACCAGGGAAGCAAGGCAGAGAGAGCGTGAAGaacgtgatgatgatgaagacgatgatgaggaagatgatgatattgTCAAGACTTTGATGAAGAAACAGCAGGAGGACAGTGGTAGGGTGCGAAGAGCCATTGCATCGAG GGTTCAGGAGCCACTTAGCAGCGATGGGTTTAGTGTTATAGTCAAGCACAGGCATTCTGTTGTGTCGGTTGCTCTGTCTGATGACGACGCTAGAGGCTTCTCAGCTTCGAAAGACGGTACTATCCTCCACTGGGACGTCTCCTCTGGGGAAAAGGAGATATACAAATGGCCAAGCGATGAGACTCTCAAGTCTCATGGGATGAAAGTGAGGGAGCCTCGGAATAAGAAACACAGCAGGGCGACTCTTGCTTTAGCTGTTAGCTCGGACGGTCGTTACTTGGCTACTGGAGGAGTTGATCGTCATATTCATATATGGGACGTGCGGACCAGAGAACATGTCCAG GCCTTTCCAGGTCACAGGAATACAGTTTCGTGTCTATGTTTCAGAAACGGGTCTACGGAGCTCTATTCCGGTTCGTTTGATCGTAGTGTCAAGGCGTGGAATGTAGAAGATAAAGCTTTTGTACAGGACAGTTTTGGACACCAGGATGATGTCCTAGCCATCGATGCGCTAAGGAAGGAGCGTGCAATTTCGGTTGGAAGAGACAGGACCATGCAATTACACAAG ATGCCTGAGCAAGCTCGTATGATGTACCGTGCACCTGCATCGTCTCTTGAGAGCTGCTGTTTCATCAGCGATACTGAGTACCTGTCTGGTTCGGATAACGGAACTGTTGCTCTCTGGGGCATGTTGAAAAAGAAACCGATATTTCTCCTTAAAAATGAACATTCCCTTGTAGCTGATGGAATCACCACTAATG aaaatggTGATCATAATAATGTGGAGTATAATAACTCATGCACAGCAAGTTCTTGGGTCAGTTCGGTTGCTGTTTGTAGAGGTAGTGATCTTGCTGCATCTGGAGCTGGTAATGGTTTTGTGCATTTGATGGCTGTTGAAGCAACTGCCCTTCGACCTTTATTCAAGCTTTCTCTG TCTGGATATGTGAATTCTATGGCTTTTGCAAAATCCGGCAAGTTTCTGATCGCCGGTGTTGGACAG GAAACGAGATTTGGAAGATGGGGATGCATAAAGTCTGCGCAGAACGGCGTCGCTATACATCCCTTGAGGCTGTCATAA